The following are from one region of the Nicotiana tomentosiformis chromosome 7, ASM39032v3, whole genome shotgun sequence genome:
- the LOC138896118 gene encoding uncharacterized protein, translating into MPGYAKFMKDLVTKKRSINFETIKVSHQVSAIVHSMTPKLEDPGAFMIPCTIGSAKFAKALCDLGRPLGVIEDVLVRVDKFILPADFVILDADYSWKTFPCYGGRFFVMLKPKNSPSGWVMKKWYSMCESMWKPNSNEVCYFVDLVTDVIVDDTSATINVGDMLEVVLLNFDDDEIDGLHEMGSYNYAPRKLSLDLENRTTPPTKPSIEEPPTLELKPLPPYLRYEFLGLCSTLPVILSSCLTNVQVDSTLAVLHKRKKSIG; encoded by the exons atgcccggttatgcaaagtttatgaaggatctcgtgacGAAGAAGCGgtcaataaattttgaaactatcaaagtctctcatcaagtgagtgcaattgtgcattcaatgactcctaagttggaggatcccggtgctttcatgattccttgtacaattggaagtgccaagTTTGCTAAAGcgctttgtgatcttggg agacctttgggagtgattgaagatgtcttggttcgtgttgataaattcattcttccggcggattttgtcattctagatgccgattattcttggaagacctttccttgctacgggggaAGGTTCTTTGTAATGTTGAAACCGAAgaactcaccttccgggtgggtgatgaaaaagtggtattccatgtgtgagTCCATGtggaaaccaaatagcaacgaggtgtgctattttgtggatttggtgaccgatgttattgttgatgatacaagtgccacaatcaatgttggtgatatgttggaagttgtcttgctcaactttgatgatgacgagatagaTGGCTTGCATGAAATGGGttcgtacaattatgcaccccgaaaactatctttggatcttgaaaataggacaactcctcccacaaagccttccattgaagagcctcctaccttggagttgaagccattgcctccatatcttcggtatgaatttctcgGCCTctgttctactttaccagttattctttcctcttgtttgactaacgtgcaggtagattctacgtTGGCGGTGCTACATAAGAGGAAGAAGTCTATTGGGtag